A genome region from Hevea brasiliensis isolate MT/VB/25A 57/8 chromosome 9, ASM3005281v1, whole genome shotgun sequence includes the following:
- the LOC110665037 gene encoding RCC1 domain-containing protein RUG3, mitochondrial: MKWTWKPDGCDLTVFDPAQFLEIVRGKSMAYVGFSLGRNQMHSLMSLLSRPFTRRISSSSATRNKVPILYKSSEINDHNKNEAVMLQLFSWGRGTSGQLGGGSEQMQLYPALIVNLQVLPSSFILSPTPGQLVNKDHNCINKQVLEVGISCGLFHSALLVDGSFWIWGKGDGGRLGFGHENPVFVPTLNPNLDGVRCIALGGIHSVALTSLGQVFTWGYGGFGALGHSVYHRELLPRLVEGFWNGKIQHIATSGTHTAAVAESGELYTWGRDEGDGRLGLGPGRGPNEGGGLSIPSKVNALPVPVAAVSCGGFFTMVLTEDGQIWNWGANSNYELGRGDKIGSWKPKPIPSLEDVRIIQIASGGYHSLALTDEGKILSWGFGGHGQLGHPSNQNQKIPVVIDALADQRVVYIACGGSSSAAVTDKGKLYMWGNAKDSQLGIPGLPEVQPCPVEVNFLMEDDDDLGPHNVLSVAVGASHAMCLVLRSGRPI, from the exons ATGAAATGGACATGGAAACCAGATGGGTGTGATCTAACTGTTTTCGACCCCGCTCAGTTCCTGGAAATTGTTAGAGGCAAGTCTATGGCTTATGTTGGATTCTCTTTGGGCAGAAACCAAATGCATTCCTTGATGTCCCTTCTGTCCAGG CCATTCACTCGCCGCATCTCCTCATCATCTGCCACCAGAAACAAGGTGCCTATACTCTACAAAAGCTCAGAAATCAATGACCACAACAAAAATGAGGCTGTAATGCTCCAGCTCTTCTCCTGGGGAAGAGGCACATCTGGCCAGCTTGGTGGTGGCAGTGAACAAATGCAATTGTACCCAGCCCTAATAGTCAACCTCCAGGTGTTGCCCTCCTCTTTCATACTCTCACCAACACCAGGGCAACTTGTTAACAAGGATCACAATTGCATTAACAAACAAGTTCTTGAAGTGGGAATTTCTTGTGGATTATTTCATTCTGCACTGCTTGTAGATGGTAGTTTTTGGATTTGGGGAAAAGGTGATGGGGGCCGTCTAGGCTTTGGACATGAGAATCCTGTATTTGTTCCCACGCTGAACCCTAATCTGGATGGCGTTCGGTGTATTGCTCTAGGTGGCATCCATTCCGTTGCCCTCACTTCCCTCGGTCAGGTCTTCACATG GGGTTATGGTGGTTTTGGTGCACTGGGACATTCTGTTTATCACAGAGAACTGCTTCCTAGATTGGTTGAAGGCTTTTGGAATGGGAAAATACAGCATATTGCCACTAGTGGCACACATACTGCTGCAGTCGCTGAATCAG GGGAACTTTATACTTGGGGACGAGATGAGGGGGATGGTAGGCTGGGCCTTGGCCCTGGGAGGGGCCCAAATGAAGGAGGTGGACTTAGTATCCCTTCCAAAGTAAATGCACTACCTGTTCCTGTTGCTGCTGTTTCCTGTGGTGGTTTCTTCACAATGGTGTTGACAGAGGATGGGCAAATTTGGAATTGGGGAG CAAACTCAAACTATGAGCTTGGAAGAGGTGATAAGATTGGCAGTTGGAAACCAAAACCAATTCCTAGTCTTGAAGATGTTCGTATTATTCAGATAGCAAGCGGTGGATATCACTCACTTGCCTTAACTG ATGAAGGTAAAATTCTTTCATGGGGCTTTGGTGGACATGGTCAGCTGGGCCATCCTTCAAATCAAAACCAGAAAATACCAGTGGTGATTGACGCTTTAGCTGATCAACGCGTTGTTTATATTGCCTGTGGAGGTTCATCTTCAGCAGCTGTAACTG ATAAAGGGAAGCTTTACATGTGGGGAAATGCCAAAGATTCTCAATTGGGGATTCCAGGTCTGCCAGAGGTGCAACCATGTCCTGTTGAGGTCAATTTTCTAATGGAGGATGATGATGACCTGGGACCCCACAATGTGCTGTCTGTTGCTGTTGGTGCATCTCATGCAATGTGTTTGGTTTTGCGATCAGGCCGACCGATATAA
- the LOC110665040 gene encoding 14-3-3-like protein D isoform X1 yields the protein MAERDKFIYVAKLAEQAERYDEMVDAMKNVAKLDVELTVEERNLLSVGYKNVIGARRASWRILSSIEQKEETKGNEFNVKRIKEYRQKVESELTNICNDIMIVIDEHLIPSASAGESKVFFYKMKGDYYRYLAEFKTGNEKKDAADHSMKAYETATTAAGAELPPTHPLRLGLALNFSVFYYEILNSPERACHLAKQAFDEAISELDNLNEELYKDSTLIMQLLRDNLTLWTSDIPEDGEDAQKVNGTAKVGGAEDAE from the exons ATGGCTGAACGCGACAAGTTCATCTACGTTGCCAAGCTCGCTGAGCAGGCGGAGCGCTACGATG AGATGGTGGAtgccatgaaaaatgtggcaaaacTTGATGTGGAATTGACAGTTGAAGAGCGCAATTTGCTATCAGTTGGGTACAAGAATGTGATTGGTGCTAGGAGAGCATCATGGAGAATTCTGTCATCCATAGAACAAAAGGAAGAAACCAAAGGAAATGAATTTAATGTGAAGCGGATCAAGGAGTATAGACAGAAGGTTGAATCAGAGCTTACAAACATCTGCAATGATATCATGATCGTAATAGATGAGCATCTAATCCCTTCGGCTTCTGCTGGTGAATCAAAAGTGTTCTTTTATAAGAT GAAGGGAGATTATTATCGATATCTTGCAGAATTCAAAACTGGTAATGAGAAGAAGGATGCTGCTGATCATTCAATGAAAGCATATGAG ACAGCTACCACTGCTGCAGGGGCTGAGTTGCCTCCTACACATCCTCTCCGACTGGGTTTGGCATTGAATTTCTCAGTATTCTATTATGAGATCTTGAATTCACCTGAAAG GGCCTGCCACCTTGCAAAGCAAGCTTTCGATGAAGCAATCTCAGAGCTTGACAATTTAAATGAGGAATTGTATAAGGATAGCACCTTAATAATGCAGCTTCTCAGGGACAACCTGACCTTGTGGACTTCTGACATCCCAGAGGATGGAG AAGATGCCCAGAAAGTCAATGGCACTGCCAAAGTAGGTGGGGCAGAGGATGCAGAG tGA
- the LOC110665040 gene encoding 14-3-3-like protein D isoform X2, with protein MAERDKFIYVAKLAEQAERYDEMVDAMKNVAKLDVELTVEERNLLSVGYKNVIGARRASWRILSSIEQKEETKGNEFNVKRIKEYRQKVESELTNICNDIMIVIDEHLIPSASAGESKVFFYKMKGDYYRYLAEFKTGNEKKDAADHSMKAYETATTAAGAELPPTHPLRLGLALNFSVFYYEILNSPERACHLAKQAFDEAISELDNLNEELYKDSTLIMQLLRDNLTLWTSDIPEDGDAQKVNGTAKVGGAEDAE; from the exons ATGGCTGAACGCGACAAGTTCATCTACGTTGCCAAGCTCGCTGAGCAGGCGGAGCGCTACGATG AGATGGTGGAtgccatgaaaaatgtggcaaaacTTGATGTGGAATTGACAGTTGAAGAGCGCAATTTGCTATCAGTTGGGTACAAGAATGTGATTGGTGCTAGGAGAGCATCATGGAGAATTCTGTCATCCATAGAACAAAAGGAAGAAACCAAAGGAAATGAATTTAATGTGAAGCGGATCAAGGAGTATAGACAGAAGGTTGAATCAGAGCTTACAAACATCTGCAATGATATCATGATCGTAATAGATGAGCATCTAATCCCTTCGGCTTCTGCTGGTGAATCAAAAGTGTTCTTTTATAAGAT GAAGGGAGATTATTATCGATATCTTGCAGAATTCAAAACTGGTAATGAGAAGAAGGATGCTGCTGATCATTCAATGAAAGCATATGAG ACAGCTACCACTGCTGCAGGGGCTGAGTTGCCTCCTACACATCCTCTCCGACTGGGTTTGGCATTGAATTTCTCAGTATTCTATTATGAGATCTTGAATTCACCTGAAAG GGCCTGCCACCTTGCAAAGCAAGCTTTCGATGAAGCAATCTCAGAGCTTGACAATTTAAATGAGGAATTGTATAAGGATAGCACCTTAATAATGCAGCTTCTCAGGGACAACCTGACCTTGTGGACTTCTGACATCCCAGAGGATGGAG ATGCCCAGAAAGTCAATGGCACTGCCAAAGTAGGTGGGGCAGAGGATGCAGAG tGA
- the LOC110665039 gene encoding bifunctional riboflavin kinase/FMN phosphatase isoform X1, with protein sequence MMSSSGSESCCADVKIFAVILDLDGTLLDTESATKGVLKEFLAKYGKELDREREDKKRLGMTLQVSAAAIVKDYDLPLTPNQFIDEIMPMYRDKWLHARPLPGANRLIKHLHKNGVPFALASNSLREYIDAKISHQEGWNECFSTILGSDQVKSGKPSPDLFIEAARRMGVDAAKCLVIEDSLVGVKAAKAAKMKVVAFPSESEADCSLLADSVLHSLLEFQPEIWGLPLFDDWVDNALPVEPIYLSILYKNGCVSEVTEHGKSALPCQVSGVYFGWAESGMHKFLKVVVGIGQRHRLCNTMRNIQIHMIDEKAYEFSDQQMQLVLVGYIRGLNGMEFESKNVEILEEDKSIASCGLDQSIFIHNFSSLFNNNCCVSGGL encoded by the exons ATGATGAGCTCTTCCGGGTCTGAATCCTGCTGTGCAGATGTCAAAATTTTTGCTGTTATTCTTGATTTGGATGGGACCCTTCTGGACACAG AGAGTGCTACAAAGGGTGTTCTCAAAGAATTTTTGGCCAAGTATGGGAAAGAATTGGACAGGGAAAGGGAAGATAAGAAGAGATTGGGGATGACTTTGCAAGTGTCAGCAGCTGCCATTGTTAAAGACTATGACCTCCCATTGACACCCAATCAGTTTATCGATGAAATCATGCCTATGTATCGTGACAA GTGGCTGCATGCCAGACCCCTGCCTGGTGCTAATCGTCTTATCAAACATCTACATAAAAATGGAGTGCCTTTTGCTCTTGCTTCGAACTCCTTAAGAGAATACATAGATGCAAAAATCTCTCACCAAGAAG GTTGGAATGAGTGCTTTTCAACAAttcttggaagtgaccaggtcaAATCAGGGAAGCCCTCCCCAGATTT ATTCATAGAGGCTGCAAGAAGAATGGGTGTAGATGCTGCAAAATGCCTGGTGATTGAAGACTCTTT GGTTGGTGTTAAAGCtgctaaggctgccaaaatgaagGTAGTGGCTTTTCCATCTGAAAGTGAAGCTGATTGTTCTTTGTTGGCAGATAGTGTGCTTCATTCACTTCTAGAATTTCAGCCTGAGATATGGGGTCTTCCATTATTTGATGATT GGGTTGATAATGCATTGCCCGTTGAGCCAATTTACTTGAGCATTCTATATAAAAATGGCTGTGTTAGTGAAGTCACAG AACATGGCAAATCAGCTCTCCCTTGCCAAGTCTCAGGAGTGTACTTTGGTTGGGCTGAATCTGGTATGCATAAGTTTTTAAAGGTTGTGGTTGGCATTGGGCAGCGTCATCGTTTATGTAACACTATGAGGAATATT CAAATACATATGATTGATGAAAAGGCCTATGAGTTTTCCGATCAGCAGATGCAACTGGTGCTTGTTGGTTACATCCGGGGACTGAATGGCATG GAATTTGAATCCAAGAATGTGGAAATACTTGAAGAGGACAAGTCGATTGCAAGTTG
- the LOC110665039 gene encoding bifunctional riboflavin kinase/FMN phosphatase isoform X2 has product MTLQVSAAAIVKDYDLPLTPNQFIDEIMPMYRDKWLHARPLPGANRLIKHLHKNGVPFALASNSLREYIDAKISHQEGWNECFSTILGSDQVKSGKPSPDLFIEAARRMGVDAAKCLVIEDSLVGVKAAKAAKMKVVAFPSESEADCSLLADSVLHSLLEFQPEIWGLPLFDDWVDNALPVEPIYLSILYKNGCVSEVTEHGKSALPCQVSGVYFGWAESGMHKFLKVVVGIGQRHRLCNTMRNIQIHMIDEKAYEFSDQQMQLVLVGYIRGLNGMEFESKNVEILEEDKSIASCGLDQSIFIHNFSSLFNNNCCVSGGL; this is encoded by the exons ATGACTTTGCAAGTGTCAGCAGCTGCCATTGTTAAAGACTATGACCTCCCATTGACACCCAATCAGTTTATCGATGAAATCATGCCTATGTATCGTGACAA GTGGCTGCATGCCAGACCCCTGCCTGGTGCTAATCGTCTTATCAAACATCTACATAAAAATGGAGTGCCTTTTGCTCTTGCTTCGAACTCCTTAAGAGAATACATAGATGCAAAAATCTCTCACCAAGAAG GTTGGAATGAGTGCTTTTCAACAAttcttggaagtgaccaggtcaAATCAGGGAAGCCCTCCCCAGATTT ATTCATAGAGGCTGCAAGAAGAATGGGTGTAGATGCTGCAAAATGCCTGGTGATTGAAGACTCTTT GGTTGGTGTTAAAGCtgctaaggctgccaaaatgaagGTAGTGGCTTTTCCATCTGAAAGTGAAGCTGATTGTTCTTTGTTGGCAGATAGTGTGCTTCATTCACTTCTAGAATTTCAGCCTGAGATATGGGGTCTTCCATTATTTGATGATT GGGTTGATAATGCATTGCCCGTTGAGCCAATTTACTTGAGCATTCTATATAAAAATGGCTGTGTTAGTGAAGTCACAG AACATGGCAAATCAGCTCTCCCTTGCCAAGTCTCAGGAGTGTACTTTGGTTGGGCTGAATCTGGTATGCATAAGTTTTTAAAGGTTGTGGTTGGCATTGGGCAGCGTCATCGTTTATGTAACACTATGAGGAATATT CAAATACATATGATTGATGAAAAGGCCTATGAGTTTTCCGATCAGCAGATGCAACTGGTGCTTGTTGGTTACATCCGGGGACTGAATGGCATG GAATTTGAATCCAAGAATGTGGAAATACTTGAAGAGGACAAGTCGATTGCAAGTTG